One region of Peribacillus simplex genomic DNA includes:
- a CDS encoding lactonase family protein — protein sequence MAKHDQQTIIGYIGTYTKGNSKGIYRFTLDTAEGKLSTPVLAAELTDPTYLAISQDKKNLYAILKEAGSGGVSAYSISEESGELTYLGKQLTPNGSSCHISVDSKKQVLVTSSYGEGVIESYPLQNEAVPLPVSSTVRHEGHGPNEERQEKAHTHFAGFTPDERFIAVVDLGIDKVITYKIHNGIMEEVNSLSVAPGSGPRHLTFHPNGKFAYVMSELVPEVIVLSFDSLTGSFSELQTVRTIPEDFKENSQGSAIHISDDGKFVYAANRGHDSIAVYQINQETGKLAFVELVNSEGHWPRDFSLDPSGKFLIASNEQSGNLTLYARNEQDGKLTLLQKDVQVPFPVCVKFL from the coding sequence ATGGCAAAACATGATCAACAAACCATAATTGGATACATTGGCACTTACACAAAAGGAAACAGCAAAGGCATTTACCGCTTTACTTTAGATACAGCAGAAGGAAAACTCAGTACACCGGTTCTTGCAGCAGAATTAACCGATCCGACTTATCTCGCCATAAGCCAGGACAAGAAGAATCTCTACGCCATTTTAAAAGAAGCGGGCAGCGGTGGAGTTTCAGCCTATTCGATTAGTGAAGAATCTGGTGAGCTTACCTACTTGGGCAAACAACTGACACCAAATGGTTCTTCCTGCCATATAAGTGTCGACAGCAAGAAACAGGTTTTGGTCACTTCCAGTTATGGAGAAGGCGTGATTGAATCATATCCGCTTCAGAACGAAGCGGTCCCTTTACCTGTATCATCCACTGTTCGACATGAGGGTCACGGACCTAATGAAGAACGTCAGGAAAAAGCACACACTCACTTCGCTGGTTTTACACCGGACGAAAGATTCATTGCTGTAGTCGATCTAGGAATAGATAAAGTGATAACTTATAAAATACATAATGGGATTATGGAAGAAGTAAACAGTTTATCCGTTGCACCAGGCAGCGGACCACGGCATTTGACCTTCCACCCAAACGGAAAATTTGCGTATGTCATGTCTGAGCTTGTACCAGAAGTCATTGTTTTAAGTTTCGACAGTCTAACCGGGAGTTTTTCTGAATTACAAACGGTCCGGACCATTCCCGAAGATTTCAAGGAAAACAGCCAGGGCAGCGCCATTCATATTTCTGATGACGGGAAATTCGTATATGCCGCAAACCGCGGACATGATAGTATAGCCGTTTACCAAATCAATCAAGAAACAGGGAAATTGGCATTCGTGGAACTGGTCAATTCCGAAGGGCATTGGCCACGAGATTTTTCATTGGACCCTAGCGGAAAATTCCTGATCGCTTCTAATGAACAATCAGGAAACCTGACACTATATGCACGGAATGAACAGGACGGAAAATTAACATTATTGCAAAAAGATGTTCAAGTTCCCTTTCCCGTTTGTGTGAAATTCCTTTAA
- a CDS encoding endonuclease I family protein, whose amino-acid sequence MKNSFEILEKEREMAMAAHVNFNENREYYDETKDQELKREYYQDGSLDREGLKKLLVATHKNQLNYSPHRHVYPWVDLQENGKLKSLYSGKGMDPIEVIEEDIRILEELSKGIESTKMENMLVNCEHVVPQSWFNKKEPMRGDLHHLFACEPTCNSSRGNYPYHDFEDYIPEASAAGIKAGCGKSDEGKFEPEYGKGIVARATMYFLLRYEGIIDNGNIDLALLMEWHRLFPVSTYEKHRNQAIHEIQGNRNPFIDFPEMAEKWN is encoded by the coding sequence ATGAAGAATAGTTTTGAAATACTTGAAAAAGAACGGGAAATGGCAATGGCTGCGCATGTGAACTTCAATGAAAACCGCGAATACTACGATGAAACGAAAGATCAGGAACTTAAGCGAGAATACTATCAAGATGGTTCCTTGGACCGAGAAGGATTGAAGAAACTACTAGTAGCAACCCATAAAAACCAGCTGAACTACTCACCACATCGTCATGTTTACCCTTGGGTTGACTTACAGGAAAATGGCAAGCTGAAAAGCCTGTATTCCGGTAAAGGAATGGATCCTATAGAAGTCATTGAGGAAGATATCCGTATCCTAGAAGAGTTGTCAAAAGGGATTGAATCAACGAAGATGGAGAACATGCTCGTTAATTGTGAACATGTCGTACCTCAATCATGGTTCAATAAAAAAGAACCGATGAGGGGGGATTTGCACCATCTGTTCGCCTGCGAACCAACTTGTAACAGTAGCCGGGGTAACTATCCATACCATGATTTTGAGGATTATATCCCAGAAGCATCGGCTGCAGGAATAAAAGCGGGTTGCGGGAAATCGGACGAAGGTAAATTCGAACCTGAATACGGGAAAGGCATCGTAGCGAGGGCTACCATGTATTTTTTACTCAGGTATGAGGGAATCATCGATAACGGCAATATTGACCTGGCACTGCTAATGGAATGGCACCGGCTCTTTCCGGTCAGCACTTATGAAAAACATAGAAACCAGGCTATACATGAGATTCAGGGTAATCGAAACCCATTTATAGATTTCCCCGAAATGGCGGAGAAATGGAATTAA
- a CDS encoding NUDIX hydrolase — MKNEDITKKLTLHTPEILGSESFSKYAVLVPLIEKEDGIHVLFEERSHTLRRQPGDICFPGGKIDKSDHDEQSAALRETYEELGLKKEDIYNVFPIDYLVSPFGMIVYPYAGFVRNYQRIIPNPAEVETIFSVPLSFFMEKPPEIYHVKYKIEPHENFPQDLIVGGENYKWQPKQMEEYFYLYNDRVIWGMTAKILTHFIEILR, encoded by the coding sequence ATGAAGAATGAAGATATAACAAAAAAACTCACATTACATACCCCTGAAATTTTAGGTAGTGAGAGTTTTTCAAAGTATGCTGTATTGGTTCCGCTTATAGAAAAAGAAGATGGAATACATGTTCTTTTTGAAGAGCGTTCACACACACTTAGGAGGCAGCCAGGGGATATCTGTTTTCCAGGCGGGAAAATAGACAAGTCGGACCATGATGAACAATCGGCTGCCCTTAGGGAAACATATGAGGAACTTGGTTTGAAAAAAGAAGATATTTATAATGTCTTTCCAATTGATTATTTGGTATCCCCTTTTGGGATGATTGTATATCCTTATGCAGGATTTGTTCGTAACTATCAACGGATAATCCCTAATCCAGCTGAGGTAGAAACCATTTTTAGTGTACCGCTTTCCTTTTTCATGGAAAAACCGCCAGAGATATATCATGTGAAATATAAAATAGAACCACATGAAAACTTCCCCCAAGATTTAATTGTTGGCGGGGAGAATTATAAATGGCAGCCAAAACAAATGGAAGAATATTTTTACTTATATAACGATCGAGTAATCTGGGGAATGACAGCGAAAATCCTTACCCATTTTATAGAAATTCTTCGTTAG